Proteins encoded within one genomic window of Terriglobales bacterium:
- a CDS encoding holo-[acyl-carrier-protein] synthase has protein sequence MALVMIVGTGIDIVEVPRVAAAIDRFGQRFLQRIFTATEIRYCESKANRVERYAARFAAKEAGMKAIGTGWRQGVRWQDFEVKRQPGGRPALAFSGKAAEFAERLGTKRTSLSLSHTASEAIAQVILED, from the coding sequence GTGGCACTGGTGATGATTGTGGGTACCGGAATCGACATTGTGGAAGTCCCGCGCGTGGCTGCGGCGATTGATCGCTTTGGACAGCGCTTTTTGCAGCGCATTTTTACGGCGACGGAAATCCGATATTGTGAGTCCAAGGCAAACCGGGTGGAGCGTTATGCCGCTCGTTTCGCAGCTAAGGAAGCGGGGATGAAGGCAATTGGGACCGGCTGGCGGCAGGGCGTACGATGGCAAGATTTTGAAGTGAAACGCCAGCCAGGAGGCCGGCCTGCGCTGGCATTTTCCGGCAAGGCCGCTGAATTCGCTGAGCGGTTGGGCACAAAACGCACATCGCTTTCACTCTCGCATACGGCCTCGGAAGCCATAGCACAAGTGATCCTGGAAGACTGA
- a CDS encoding MlaD family protein → MPSQQQLKWSQLRVGLTVIFASIVLVVLIFLMTGSTGLFTKKITLYAYFDNAGGLRVGAPVRLEGVDIGNVKRVRVVASHALTPVQVTMQVTSKYVDAIHKDSRATLSTAGVLGEVFVDISSREAKGPPVQNGDVLAIEQHPELMDVVRASQSTLQNVQALVNRADHIMAQIESGEGSVGKLIYDPTLFNRLNSTLAEFQKVANALSQGKGSLGKLIVDDELYRKANDTLDKVSSMIDQINEGQGTVGKLIKDPSLYNNANQTISEAKQLMAEVNAGKGTLGLIARDQAFAQKVNDTVSKLSDLATKLNSGQGTVGKLLHDTSVHDNTNKLLVETRDLVAAVRKDPKKYLTIHLKVF, encoded by the coding sequence GTGCCTAGCCAGCAACAACTGAAGTGGTCGCAACTACGTGTTGGGCTGACGGTGATCTTCGCCAGCATAGTGCTGGTCGTCCTGATTTTCCTCATGACCGGCTCCACCGGTCTCTTCACCAAGAAAATCACCCTTTACGCTTACTTTGATAATGCGGGTGGATTGCGTGTGGGCGCCCCGGTTCGGCTTGAAGGGGTAGATATAGGAAATGTCAAACGGGTGCGCGTGGTGGCCAGCCACGCTTTGACTCCCGTGCAAGTCACAATGCAGGTCACATCCAAATATGTGGATGCGATCCACAAAGACTCCAGGGCGACGCTGAGTACCGCGGGTGTGTTGGGCGAAGTGTTTGTGGATATTTCCAGCCGCGAGGCCAAAGGCCCGCCGGTGCAGAACGGCGATGTGCTGGCAATCGAGCAACATCCTGAGCTGATGGACGTGGTTCGCGCCAGCCAGAGCACTCTGCAGAATGTGCAGGCCCTGGTGAATCGCGCCGACCACATCATGGCGCAGATCGAAAGCGGAGAAGGCTCGGTTGGCAAACTTATTTATGATCCCACTTTATTCAATCGTCTGAACTCCACGCTCGCAGAGTTTCAGAAAGTCGCCAATGCACTCAGCCAAGGCAAAGGTAGTCTGGGCAAGCTAATCGTGGACGACGAACTGTATCGCAAAGCGAACGATACTCTGGATAAAGTAAGCAGCATGATTGATCAGATCAATGAGGGGCAGGGAACGGTGGGCAAGCTCATCAAAGATCCGTCTCTGTATAACAACGCCAACCAGACTATTTCCGAAGCCAAACAGTTGATGGCGGAGGTGAATGCCGGTAAAGGCACATTGGGGTTGATTGCCCGCGATCAGGCTTTTGCGCAGAAAGTGAACGACACGGTCAGCAAACTGAGCGATTTGGCCACGAAACTCAACTCGGGGCAGGGTACCGTGGGCAAGCTCTTGCACGACACATCCGTGCACGACAACACAAATAAGCTGCTGGTCGAAACCCGCGACCTGGTTGCGGCCGTGCGCAAAGATCCCAAGAAATACCTCACGATCCATCTAAAAGTATTCTAG
- a CDS encoding M13 family metallopeptidase has protein sequence MHGLRVLVAFLMLAVSLVTFQRLQAQAPAAQQEVAPKPATFDINALDRKVDPCTDFYQFACGGWMARNPIPPDQSTWGRFNQLFEYNQAILHQILEKYAPNDPTRTPVQQKIGDFYASCMDESTVESKGLQPLQPELDRIAALKNKSELANEIARLHQIGVNGLFQFTSGQDAKDATQEIAQADQGGLGLPDRDYYLKDDPKSQETRQKYTEHVQNMFRLLGEPQPQATGDAKTVMEIETALAKVSMTRVDRRVPENVYHKLPIQQLASMTPAFSWDQYLSAVNAPPISGLNVRVPDFFKGINGLLDSTSLDNWKTYLRWHLVHAAAPLLAKGFVDENFSFYGKTLTGAEQIRPRWKRCVSMTDDDLGEALGQPYVQQTFGGEGKERTLKMVHELEKSLGEDITQLPWMTEATKKAALVKLHNIANKIGYPDHWRDYSKVQIVRGDALGNDMRATDFEFHRQLNKIGKPVDRGEWQMSPPTVNAYYDSQMNDINFPAGILQPPFYDNHIDDAVNYGGIGMVIGHELTHGFDDRGRKYDAHGNLNDWWTQEDAKEFEKRAECIVNEYAGFTAVDDVKLNGKLTLGENTADNGGLRIARMALHDDLAGKKVGAIDGFTPDQRLFLGYAQIWCQNQRPEARRLRATVDPHSPGRWRVNGVIQNMPEFGQAFGCKAGAPMVRPNACRVW, from the coding sequence ATGCACGGTTTGCGCGTCCTGGTAGCCTTCCTTATGCTCGCCGTCAGTTTAGTAACTTTCCAACGCCTCCAGGCCCAAGCACCAGCTGCCCAGCAGGAGGTAGCGCCCAAGCCGGCGACGTTTGATATCAATGCTCTTGACCGCAAGGTTGATCCCTGCACGGATTTTTACCAATTCGCCTGCGGCGGCTGGATGGCCCGCAATCCTATCCCTCCCGACCAGTCCACCTGGGGCCGGTTCAACCAACTGTTCGAGTACAACCAGGCGATTCTCCATCAGATATTGGAGAAATACGCGCCCAACGATCCCACCAGAACACCGGTCCAGCAGAAGATTGGGGATTTTTACGCATCATGTATGGACGAAAGCACGGTTGAGTCGAAGGGACTGCAGCCCTTGCAGCCCGAACTGGACCGCATTGCCGCACTGAAAAACAAATCTGAGTTGGCCAACGAGATCGCCCGGCTGCACCAGATCGGTGTGAACGGATTGTTCCAGTTCACTTCAGGACAGGACGCCAAGGACGCTACCCAGGAGATCGCACAAGCCGACCAGGGCGGGTTGGGGCTGCCCGACCGCGACTATTACTTGAAAGACGATCCGAAGTCACAGGAGACGCGACAAAAATACACGGAGCACGTGCAAAACATGTTCAGACTGCTCGGCGAACCCCAGCCCCAGGCAACGGGGGACGCGAAAACTGTGATGGAAATTGAAACCGCATTGGCAAAGGTCTCAATGACTCGTGTGGATCGGCGCGTGCCTGAGAATGTGTATCACAAGCTGCCTATCCAGCAGTTGGCTTCGATGACCCCAGCCTTCTCCTGGGACCAGTACCTGAGCGCGGTGAACGCGCCTCCCATCTCCGGCCTAAACGTGAGGGTGCCCGACTTCTTTAAGGGAATTAATGGGCTACTCGACTCCACATCGCTGGACAACTGGAAAACATACTTGCGTTGGCATCTGGTGCACGCTGCGGCGCCTTTGCTCGCGAAGGGTTTTGTTGATGAGAATTTCAGCTTCTACGGCAAAACGCTCACCGGAGCGGAACAAATCCGGCCACGTTGGAAGCGCTGCGTCAGTATGACCGATGATGATTTGGGGGAGGCCTTGGGTCAGCCCTATGTGCAGCAAACCTTTGGCGGGGAAGGTAAAGAACGAACCCTGAAGATGGTCCACGAACTGGAAAAGTCATTGGGCGAGGACATCACTCAACTGCCATGGATGACGGAGGCCACGAAGAAGGCGGCGCTGGTCAAGCTGCACAATATCGCCAATAAAATCGGGTATCCCGACCACTGGCGCGATTACAGCAAGGTGCAGATTGTGCGCGGCGACGCTCTGGGCAACGACATGCGGGCAACTGACTTCGAATTTCATCGCCAGCTGAATAAAATCGGCAAGCCAGTTGATCGCGGCGAATGGCAGATGAGTCCGCCTACCGTCAACGCTTACTACGACTCTCAGATGAACGACATAAACTTTCCTGCCGGCATTCTGCAGCCGCCCTTCTACGACAATCACATTGACGATGCCGTGAACTATGGCGGCATTGGGATGGTGATTGGGCACGAACTTACCCATGGCTTCGATGACCGCGGACGTAAATATGACGCTCACGGCAACCTGAACGACTGGTGGACCCAGGAAGACGCCAAAGAATTTGAGAAGCGTGCCGAGTGCATCGTCAACGAGTACGCCGGTTTCACCGCAGTCGACGATGTAAAGCTGAACGGCAAGCTCACCTTGGGTGAGAACACCGCCGACAACGGCGGCCTGCGCATCGCCCGCATGGCCTTGCACGATGACCTGGCGGGAAAGAAAGTTGGCGCCATCGACGGCTTCACACCCGACCAGCGCTTATTTCTCGGCTACGCGCAGATCTGGTGCCAGAATCAGCGGCCCGAGGCGCGGCGCCTGCGGGCGACGGTTGATCCTCATTCGCCGGGCCGTTGGCGCGTAAACGGCGTTATCCAGAACATGCCGGAATTTGGGCAAGCTTTCGGCTGCAAGGCCGGCGCGCCCATGGTCCGTCCGAACGCCTGCCGAGTCTGGTAG
- a CDS encoding SDR family oxidoreductase gives MLTGKSALITGSSRGIGRGIALKLAEQGARIAVHYYQNESAAKATLAKVRELGSDGFIVQADVCDPEQVSRIFKQVEKEFAALDIFVSNARTEAATFYQPPMEITLEKWDTAMDSQAKAFLVGAREAAPFMRDGGRIIAISYTPGGIFGSWQPWVAMGAAKAAMEVLCRYFGVALAHREITVNVVSPGWTEDSVLESLPDAVQQGIRAWQDQGWTPMRRLGTPADIGNAVALLCSQEAAWITGQTIAVDGGASLMGAHIPLDIQQAVPKTAKAA, from the coding sequence ATGCTCACTGGGAAAAGTGCACTGATCACAGGCAGTTCACGAGGCATCGGCAGGGGCATCGCCCTCAAGCTTGCCGAGCAGGGCGCACGAATCGCGGTTCACTACTATCAGAACGAGAGCGCAGCCAAAGCGACTCTCGCTAAAGTACGAGAACTCGGGTCCGACGGATTTATCGTTCAGGCGGATGTCTGCGATCCGGAACAGGTAAGCCGGATATTCAAGCAGGTGGAAAAAGAGTTCGCTGCACTGGATATCTTTGTCAGCAATGCGCGCACCGAAGCGGCTACTTTCTATCAACCTCCAATGGAGATCACTCTGGAGAAGTGGGACACCGCGATGGACTCGCAGGCCAAGGCCTTTCTGGTCGGCGCTCGCGAAGCGGCCCCGTTTATGCGGGACGGTGGCCGCATTATTGCGATCAGCTATACGCCCGGGGGAATTTTTGGAAGCTGGCAGCCTTGGGTAGCTATGGGAGCTGCCAAAGCCGCGATGGAGGTGTTGTGCCGGTATTTTGGGGTAGCGTTAGCCCATCGAGAAATAACGGTGAACGTCGTCAGTCCTGGTTGGACTGAGGACAGCGTCCTGGAGAGCCTGCCCGATGCTGTTCAGCAGGGAATCCGGGCCTGGCAAGATCAAGGTTGGACCCCAATGCGACGGTTGGGAACTCCAGCTGACATCGGCAATGCGGTGGCACTGCTTTGTTCGCAAGAAGCTGCTTGGATTACCGGTCAGACAATTGCAGTAGATGGAGGTGCGTCACTTATGGGTGCGCATATCCCTCTGGACATCCAACAGGCAGTGCCCAAAACTGCGAAAGCAGCCTAG
- a CDS encoding TSUP family transporter has product MNWAFIGALVLGVAVGIASGLIGVGGGIVLIPALVYLFKMDQHTAQGTSLAMLLPPTGILAFMEYYKAGHVDWKLGLIIALGVFVGGYFGGAWAQTIPAPALRKVFAVVLAATAVKMFFQG; this is encoded by the coding sequence ATGAACTGGGCGTTCATTGGGGCATTGGTCCTGGGAGTTGCGGTAGGAATTGCATCCGGCTTGATTGGCGTCGGTGGCGGCATTGTGCTCATTCCTGCACTCGTTTACCTGTTCAAGATGGACCAGCACACAGCGCAAGGAACATCGTTGGCCATGCTGCTGCCGCCAACCGGCATTCTCGCTTTCATGGAGTATTACAAGGCTGGCCACGTTGACTGGAAACTGGGATTGATCATTGCACTGGGAGTTTTTGTCGGCGGTTATTTCGGCGGCGCATGGGCACAAACCATCCCCGCTCCCGCGCTGCGAAAGGTCTTTGCAGTGGTGCTGGCCGCGACTGCGGTCAAAATGTTCTTTCAGGGCTGA
- the lipA gene encoding lipoyl synthase, which yields MEAFADLVQIELAPPRPRAKPEWLKARAPVGENYHQLKKLARDLGLHTVCESAQCPNIGECWNHGTATFMLLGELCTRRCGFCAVPKGHPQPLDQDEPRRVAEAVATLGLRHAVVTSVNRDDDNLGGARIFARTIEEIRRVSPQCRVEVLIPDFQGSDEALRIVLKAHPDVLNHNTETVPRLYRVVRSGARYQRTLQLLENVKKFSPGMVTKSGVMVGLGETISELVEVFRDLGVRDVDLLTVGQYLRPSRDHLPIARFYTPEEFRFLKEEALRFGFKHVESGPLVRSSYHAQEQAQATSDCK from the coding sequence ATGGAAGCATTCGCCGATCTCGTTCAGATTGAACTGGCGCCGCCCCGCCCGCGCGCCAAGCCGGAGTGGCTGAAGGCCCGCGCTCCGGTGGGCGAAAACTATCACCAACTCAAGAAGCTGGCTCGCGACCTCGGCCTGCACACGGTTTGCGAATCTGCGCAATGCCCCAATATCGGCGAATGTTGGAACCATGGCACCGCAACGTTCATGCTTCTTGGTGAGCTGTGCACACGCCGTTGCGGTTTCTGCGCTGTGCCCAAAGGCCACCCCCAGCCCCTTGATCAAGACGAACCCCGCCGGGTCGCCGAAGCGGTTGCTACTCTCGGGCTCAGGCACGCCGTAGTGACCAGCGTTAACCGCGATGACGACAATCTGGGTGGCGCCCGGATTTTCGCTCGCACCATTGAAGAAATCCGGCGCGTTTCTCCGCAGTGCCGTGTGGAAGTGCTGATTCCTGACTTCCAAGGTAGCGACGAAGCGTTGCGTATCGTGCTCAAGGCCCATCCTGATGTGCTGAATCACAATACCGAGACCGTACCCCGTCTCTACCGTGTCGTCCGCTCAGGAGCGCGTTACCAGCGCACGCTCCAGTTGCTGGAAAATGTCAAGAAATTTTCGCCAGGTATGGTCACCAAATCCGGGGTGATGGTTGGACTCGGAGAGACTATTTCGGAGTTAGTAGAGGTTTTCCGCGATCTTGGCGTGCGCGATGTAGATCTTCTCACCGTAGGCCAGTACTTGCGCCCTTCCCGCGATCATCTTCCGATCGCACGCTTCTACACTCCTGAGGAGTTCCGCTTCCTGAAAGAAGAAGCGCTACGATTTGGTTTCAAGCATGTTGAATCGGGTCCCCTGGTGCGCTCCAGCTACCATGCTCAGGAGCAGGCGCAAGCCACTTCAGACTGCAAATAG
- a CDS encoding cytochrome c translates to MVKIWTILSLFCAFLVSAALMGCDVEPHKSDAELGLNPQQAAGRRVYDNRCARCHYAYSSRSLQGPSMHGIFKKPEMPSGTPANDERATDVIRFGKSKMPGFGQVLSDQEIKDLLAYLHTL, encoded by the coding sequence ATGGTAAAAATCTGGACAATTCTCAGCCTCTTCTGTGCCTTTCTGGTGTCAGCCGCCCTCATGGGATGCGATGTGGAGCCGCATAAATCTGACGCCGAACTCGGCCTTAACCCCCAGCAGGCAGCTGGCCGGCGCGTGTACGACAACCGCTGCGCCCGCTGCCACTATGCTTATTCTTCCCGGTCGCTTCAGGGACCCAGCATGCACGGCATCTTCAAAAAGCCGGAAATGCCCAGTGGAACACCGGCAAACGACGAGCGAGCCACCGACGTGATTCGCTTCGGCAAGAGCAAGATGCCCGGATTCGGCCAGGTGCTCTCCGATCAGGAGATCAAAGACCTGCTCGCCTACCTGCATACCCTCTAG
- a CDS encoding DUF488 family protein, with product MSVATKRVYEKPVRSDGARVLVDRLWPRGLRKEAALVHAWLKGLAPSDVLCRWLRGQPERWQDFRKRYLKELAHPDASSELEALYQLVHTRKRVTLVFASKDKDHNNAVVLKELLDGMRKPPSSSGSGAALSMRRRQRARSPQ from the coding sequence ATGTCGGTTGCCACCAAACGCGTGTATGAGAAGCCTGTTCGCTCCGATGGCGCACGGGTCTTGGTGGACCGTTTATGGCCTCGTGGCCTGCGCAAGGAAGCGGCCCTGGTGCACGCCTGGCTAAAGGGACTGGCGCCCTCGGATGTTTTGTGTCGCTGGTTGCGTGGACAGCCAGAGCGCTGGCAGGATTTCCGCAAACGTTACCTCAAGGAGCTGGCGCACCCCGATGCCTCCAGTGAACTGGAAGCGCTCTACCAGTTAGTCCATACACGGAAGAGAGTCACCTTAGTTTTTGCCTCCAAAGACAAAGACCACAACAACGCAGTCGTTTTGAAGGAATTGCTAGACGGGATGCGGAAACCGCCCAGCAGTTCCGGATCCGGCGCCGCTCTAAGCATGCGCCGGCGGCAGCGAGCGCGCTCACCCCAATGA
- a CDS encoding DUF3891 family protein, whose translation MVLYPINPHQEPVQRSKVISAWAAVLERQTLRADSYWLIAQPDHAALAGDLAVNFSSPDFPRLDDEVVRAVALHDAGWAEFDGGSECGSGTQVGHRPPPTPMRDGSGRPLSFLQVLPRDFVRAWENSIECASRGSPLGGLLVSGHFCRLAEHRMDSANDTCEDTDLIRSFLKAEKQRQGELMGRQERAQKEINQLIDILQFCDLLSLYLCCRARAEATFPQNIASSPVTVRREGEVCVLDPSPFAKGLSLGVAARRDPTSKTEANAVTLPLLIK comes from the coding sequence GTGGTCCTCTATCCGATCAACCCGCACCAGGAGCCGGTACAGCGCAGCAAAGTCATTTCTGCCTGGGCAGCAGTTCTTGAACGACAAACGCTGCGTGCCGATAGCTATTGGCTCATTGCCCAGCCCGACCATGCAGCGTTGGCGGGCGATCTCGCCGTTAATTTCTCATCTCCAGATTTCCCTCGGCTTGATGACGAGGTGGTACGCGCTGTCGCGCTACACGATGCCGGTTGGGCTGAATTCGACGGCGGCAGCGAATGCGGCTCCGGGACGCAAGTTGGCCATCGACCACCGCCCACGCCTATGCGCGACGGAAGCGGCAGGCCACTCTCATTCCTGCAAGTCTTGCCGCGGGATTTTGTCCGGGCGTGGGAGAACTCTATTGAGTGTGCAAGCAGGGGTTCACCTCTGGGCGGGCTGTTGGTCAGCGGACATTTTTGCCGATTAGCAGAACATCGCATGGACTCCGCCAATGACACATGCGAAGATACGGACCTGATTCGTTCCTTCTTGAAAGCGGAAAAACAGCGGCAAGGGGAATTGATGGGCCGCCAGGAGCGCGCGCAAAAGGAAATCAACCAACTCATTGATATCCTGCAGTTCTGCGATCTTCTCTCGCTCTATCTGTGCTGCCGCGCCCGAGCTGAAGCCACATTTCCGCAGAACATCGCATCGAGTCCGGTGACGGTCCGGCGAGAGGGAGAGGTTTGCGTGCTCGATCCCTCACCTTTTGCAAAAGGCTTAAGTCTGGGCGTAGCAGCCCGACGGGATCCCACTTCCAAGACGGAAGCCAACGCAGTCACTCTGCCACTGCTGATTAAATAG
- the dacB gene encoding D-alanyl-D-alanine carboxypeptidase/D-alanyl-D-alanine-endopeptidase, with translation MYNPSTYMVRRRACILAFASLVWVAQLSAADHKSLSARLDNLLSAPDVTRSFWGVEIVDLSTGRLLYARNQDKLFTPASNTKLFTTAAALALVGPDYRFRTTVESSGQFDKYGRLTGDLVLVGRGDPNLSGRTLPYTLRTERMQDPVKVLEDLADELLRKGLKFVDGDVVADDSYFAFERYGEGWSQDDLVWGDGAPVSALTLNDNVVFVNILPADRAGDRAFVSITPPTDYYQLDNRIITTPPGTSPRKIFINREPGSRLLTFWGNIPVDDPGANEALAIEDPADFSAQLFRNLLQKRGIVIYGRSRSHHTELANLSTFTVTSLATDRGGGQSSSQANQPLVLASYQSQPLAEDLRVINKVSQNLHAELLLRLLGREKGTAGTIEGGEEVLRGFLTQAGISSEEYVFYDGSGLSRQNLVTPHAIVKLLQYAAKQPWAATYRDTLPVAGLDGSLADRFKNTPAAGRVQAKTGALSHVNTLSGYVTTQTGEHLAFSIMCNNHQLPIRRALDAIDQIVLAIVEGK, from the coding sequence GTGTACAATCCATCCACTTATATGGTGCGCCGGCGTGCGTGCATTCTGGCCTTTGCCTCGTTGGTGTGGGTCGCACAGCTTTCTGCGGCAGATCACAAGTCCTTATCCGCTCGCCTGGATAATCTCCTTTCTGCTCCCGATGTCACCCGCAGCTTTTGGGGGGTTGAGATAGTTGACCTCTCTACCGGCAGACTTTTATACGCGCGCAATCAGGACAAGCTGTTCACTCCGGCTTCCAACACGAAGCTGTTCACCACCGCAGCGGCGCTGGCCCTGGTCGGCCCTGACTACCGTTTTCGCACCACCGTCGAGTCTAGCGGACAGTTTGACAAGTATGGCCGGCTGACCGGTGATCTGGTCCTGGTTGGGCGAGGCGATCCCAACCTTTCCGGTCGCACCCTGCCCTACACGCTGCGGACCGAACGCATGCAAGATCCGGTGAAAGTGCTCGAAGACCTGGCGGATGAACTGCTGCGCAAAGGCCTGAAGTTCGTTGATGGTGATGTGGTTGCCGACGACTCATATTTCGCCTTCGAGCGTTACGGCGAGGGCTGGAGCCAGGACGATCTGGTATGGGGAGATGGCGCTCCGGTCTCGGCTTTGACCCTCAATGACAATGTAGTTTTTGTAAACATCTTGCCCGCCGATCGGGCGGGAGATCGCGCCTTTGTCAGTATCACGCCACCCACCGATTACTATCAGCTGGATAATCGCATCATCACCACGCCTCCCGGCACCAGTCCGCGAAAGATTTTCATCAACCGCGAGCCTGGCTCACGGCTACTAACGTTTTGGGGAAATATTCCGGTGGACGACCCTGGCGCCAATGAAGCGCTTGCGATTGAGGACCCCGCCGACTTCAGCGCCCAGCTGTTTCGTAACCTGCTGCAAAAGCGTGGAATTGTGATTTATGGACGTTCCCGCAGCCACCACACCGAACTGGCAAATCTGTCCACTTTCACAGTCACCAGTTTGGCCACCGATCGGGGAGGAGGACAAAGCAGCTCGCAAGCCAACCAGCCGCTGGTGCTGGCCAGTTACCAATCCCAGCCGCTCGCTGAGGATTTGCGAGTCATCAACAAGGTAAGCCAGAACCTGCATGCCGAGTTGCTGTTGCGCCTTTTGGGACGTGAAAAAGGCACTGCTGGCACCATCGAAGGTGGCGAAGAGGTGCTGCGTGGATTTCTGACGCAGGCAGGAATCAGCAGTGAGGAATATGTCTTCTATGACGGATCCGGGCTCTCCAGACAAAATCTGGTGACTCCGCATGCGATAGTAAAACTGCTGCAATACGCTGCCAAGCAACCCTGGGCGGCAACCTACAGGGACACGTTACCCGTGGCTGGTTTGGACGGCTCGCTGGCCGATCGCTTCAAGAACACACCGGCCGCCGGTCGGGTGCAGGCCAAGACCGGCGCTCTCAGCCACGTGAACACGCTCTCCGGCTACGTCACCACCCAAACCGGTGAGCATCTCGCATTCTCCATCATGTGCAACAATCACCAACTTCCAATTCGCCGAGCTCTCGACGCCATTGATCAAATTGTCTTGGCGATTGTAGAAGGCAAGTAA
- the folP gene encoding dihydropteroate synthase encodes MRPNFEWRLGTRSLHLGRRTQIMGVLNVTPDSFSDGGRYFQTDRAVEQALQMLADGADIIDVGGESTRPGAAVTTAEDKARGGETGQSKTPVSEAEELRRVLPVIEAIKRARPEAILSIDTYKAGVARAAVELGAEIVNDVSAFRWDPNMANTVAKLDCGAVLMHMRGRPDQWRHLEPVEDIVGLVCTDLRQWTEAALQAGVPQNKIVLDPGFGFGKNFEENYPLIARFDELHKLGYPLLGGASRKSFVGRMLRQNGRDAPVEERLSGTLATEVLLITKGAHIIRTHEVKASRDAARAADAVLAASFLSAPTSSS; translated from the coding sequence ATGCGGCCGAATTTTGAGTGGCGGCTTGGGACACGTTCGCTGCACCTGGGTAGGCGCACCCAGATCATGGGCGTGCTTAATGTAACGCCGGATTCATTCTCAGATGGTGGACGCTACTTTCAGACTGATCGCGCGGTGGAGCAGGCGCTGCAAATGCTGGCCGATGGCGCCGACATTATCGATGTCGGGGGGGAGTCCACACGGCCAGGGGCGGCAGTTACTACCGCCGAGGACAAGGCCCGGGGTGGCGAGACAGGACAGTCAAAAACACCCGTTTCCGAAGCGGAGGAGCTTCGCCGAGTGCTGCCAGTCATTGAGGCGATCAAACGCGCGCGTCCCGAAGCTATCCTTTCCATTGACACCTACAAGGCTGGCGTTGCCCGCGCTGCGGTAGAGCTGGGCGCAGAAATCGTCAATGATGTGAGCGCGTTTCGGTGGGACCCAAACATGGCGAACACCGTGGCGAAATTGGATTGTGGAGCGGTTCTGATGCACATGAGGGGGCGGCCTGATCAATGGCGACACCTGGAACCGGTCGAAGACATCGTCGGCTTGGTGTGCACAGATTTGCGGCAGTGGACGGAGGCGGCACTTCAAGCCGGTGTGCCACAGAACAAAATTGTGCTCGACCCCGGATTTGGGTTCGGCAAGAACTTTGAAGAAAACTATCCACTAATTGCTCGTTTCGACGAGCTGCATAAATTGGGGTATCCGCTGCTTGGGGGCGCTTCCAGAAAATCATTCGTGGGGAGAATGCTGCGTCAGAATGGACGCGATGCGCCGGTTGAGGAGCGGCTCTCCGGGACACTGGCAACCGAAGTGTTGCTGATTACGAAAGGAGCCCACATTATCCGCACCCACGAGGTGAAGGCAAGTCGCGATGCTGCCCGCGCAGCAGATGCGGTTCTCGCGGCCAGTTTTTTATCCGCCCCTACATCTTCGTCCTGA
- the dtd gene encoding D-aminoacyl-tRNA deacylase, whose amino-acid sequence MRAVIQRVIRARVTVEGELVGEIGPGLLVLLAVAQADTTADAEYLAEKIAGLRILEDDEGKMNRSVAESGGAVLAISQFTLYGDVRRGKRPSFDAAARPELARELYELFVARIRAAGLRCETGRFQEQMQVELVNDGPVTILLDSQKLF is encoded by the coding sequence ATGCGGGCGGTCATACAGCGGGTGATTCGAGCGCGGGTTACGGTGGAAGGCGAACTGGTTGGCGAGATTGGGCCCGGACTGCTGGTTTTGCTCGCAGTTGCCCAGGCGGACACCACAGCTGATGCCGAGTACCTGGCAGAGAAAATCGCTGGACTCCGTATTCTTGAAGACGATGAGGGCAAGATGAATCGCTCTGTGGCCGAGAGCGGAGGGGCGGTGCTTGCGATTTCGCAGTTCACGCTGTACGGAGACGTACGGCGAGGAAAGCGGCCGTCATTCGATGCCGCCGCGCGGCCCGAATTGGCGCGCGAACTGTATGAGCTTTTCGTCGCGAGAATCCGCGCTGCCGGCCTGCGCTGCGAAACCGGCCGATTCCAGGAGCAGATGCAAGTGGAGTTAGTGAACGATGGGCCGGTCACCATTCTGCTCGATTCGCAGAAATTGTTTTGA
- the acpP gene encoding acyl carrier protein, with protein sequence MASVDEKVKQIIVEQLGVEESEVTQSASFVDDLGADSLDTVELVMAFEEAFDIEIPDEDAEKIRTVQDAIDYIGKHAKAAK encoded by the coding sequence ATGGCATCGGTTGATGAGAAGGTAAAGCAAATCATCGTGGAGCAACTCGGGGTGGAAGAGTCCGAGGTCACGCAGAGCGCTTCGTTTGTAGACGATCTAGGCGCGGACTCTCTCGACACGGTCGAACTGGTCATGGCGTTTGAGGAAGCGTTTGACATCGAAATTCCTGACGAAGACGCGGAAAAGATCCGCACCGTGCAGGACGCCATAGACTACATCGGCAAACATGCCAAGGCGGCAAAGTAG